A window from Enterocloster bolteae encodes these proteins:
- the dnaN gene encoding DNA polymerase III subunit beta: MKLRFQKDAIVNGINIVMKAVPSKTTMSILECILIDASTNEIKLTGNDMELGIETRVEGDILEHGKIALDAKLFSEITRRLSSENASVTIESDDKFNTTISCENSVFNIQGRDGEEFAYLPYIEKDKYICLSQFTLKEVIQQTIFSISPNDSNKMMAGELFEVNENQLKVVSLDGHRISIRKVRLKDHYEDTKVIVPGKTLSEVSKILGGDNEKEVLIYFSTNHILFEFDNTIVVSRLIEGEYFRISQMLSSDYETKVSVNKKEFLDCIERATILIRENDKKPLIINIGDNSMELKLNSSFGSMNADLMIHKTGKDIMIGFNPKFLIDALRVIDDEEINIYMMNPKSPCFIKDEEENYIYLILPVNFNAATV, from the coding sequence ATGAAGTTAAGATTTCAAAAAGACGCCATTGTTAATGGAATTAATATTGTAATGAAAGCTGTACCTTCCAAAACCACCATGTCCATTCTTGAATGCATACTCATTGACGCCAGCACCAACGAAATCAAGCTTACAGGCAATGATATGGAATTAGGAATCGAGACAAGGGTTGAGGGAGACATACTGGAACACGGCAAGATCGCGCTGGATGCCAAGCTTTTCTCTGAAATCACCAGAAGGCTTTCCAGTGAAAATGCATCCGTTACCATTGAATCAGATGACAAGTTCAACACAACCATCAGCTGTGAGAACTCCGTGTTCAATATACAGGGACGGGACGGGGAAGAATTTGCATACCTTCCCTATATAGAAAAAGATAAGTATATCTGTCTGTCCCAGTTCACCTTAAAGGAGGTTATCCAGCAGACCATCTTCTCCATCTCACCAAATGACAGCAATAAGATGATGGCCGGGGAGCTGTTTGAAGTCAATGAAAACCAGCTGAAAGTGGTATCTCTGGACGGACACAGAATTTCCATCCGCAAAGTACGTTTAAAAGACCATTATGAGGACACAAAGGTAATCGTACCTGGAAAGACCTTAAGCGAGGTCAGCAAAATATTAGGCGGTGATAATGAAAAAGAGGTGCTGATTTATTTCAGCACAAACCATATCCTCTTTGAATTTGACAATACCATCGTAGTATCCCGTCTGATTGAGGGGGAATATTTCAGGATCAGCCAGATGCTTTCCAGCGATTATGAGACAAAGGTATCTGTGAACAAGAAGGAATTCCTGGACTGTATTGAGCGGGCCACCATACTGATCCGTGAAAATGACAAGAAGCCTCTGATTATCAATATCGGAGATAATTCCATGGAACTGAAGCTGAACTCCAGTTTCGGCTCCATGAATGCAGATTTAATGATTCACAAGACCGGTAAGGATATCATGATTGGATTCAACCCCAAGTTCCTCATCGACGCGCTGCGCGTCATTGACGATGAAGAAATCAATATTTATATGATGAATCCAAAGTCCCCATGCTTTATCAAGGACGAGGAGGAAAATTATATTTATCTGATTCTTCCTGTTAATTTTAATGCTGCTACTGTCTAA
- a CDS encoding RNA-binding S4 domain-containing protein has product MEIIKLREDYIKLGQALKAAGLAESGVEAKYAAQDGLVSVNGETVYQRGKKLVDGDVVTYKGETIKITK; this is encoded by the coding sequence ATGGAAATAATAAAACTTAGGGAAGACTATATAAAGCTGGGTCAGGCGTTAAAAGCGGCTGGCCTGGCAGAATCAGGCGTAGAAGCCAAATATGCCGCCCAGGACGGCCTCGTATCCGTAAACGGCGAGACTGTTTATCAGCGCGGAAAAAAACTGGTGGACGGTGATGTGGTCACCTATAAGGGTGAAACCATTAAAATCACTAAGTAG
- the recF gene encoding DNA replication/repair protein RecF (All proteins in this family for which functions are known are DNA-binding proteins that assist the filamentation of RecA onto DNA for the initiation of recombination or recombinational repair.), producing the protein MIIESIELKNYRNYKELHMEFNQGTNILYGDNAQGKTNILEAVYVCCTSKSHKSAKDRDIIRFNQDESHIKLQIRKNNVPYRIDMHLKKNKPKGIAINGVPIRKASELFGIANVVFFSPEDLNIIKNGPSERRRFIDMELCQLNKLYVHSLVQYNKVLLQRNKLLKELFFRPEYEETLDVWDMQLVNYGREVIKFRREFIKQLNEIIHAIHLSLTGGREDISISYEPFTREDQMEDILKKNRAQDMKQKTTLSGPHRDDISFIVNGIDIRRFGSQGQQRTAALSLKLSELQLVKQLSHDDPILLLDDVLSELDSSRQNHLLSAIKHIQTMITCTGLDDFVNNRFQIDKVFKVIDGTVINEN; encoded by the coding sequence ATGATTATAGAATCCATAGAACTGAAAAATTACCGCAACTACAAAGAACTACATATGGAGTTTAATCAGGGAACCAATATACTTTATGGGGACAATGCCCAGGGAAAGACCAATATCCTGGAGGCAGTCTATGTGTGCTGCACGTCCAAATCACATAAAAGCGCCAAGGACAGGGATATCATCCGGTTCAACCAGGATGAATCCCATATTAAATTGCAGATAAGGAAAAACAATGTCCCTTACCGCATTGACATGCATCTGAAAAAGAACAAGCCAAAGGGCATTGCCATCAATGGGGTTCCCATACGCAAGGCCAGTGAGCTGTTCGGCATAGCCAATGTGGTATTCTTCTCGCCGGAGGATCTGAATATCATAAAGAACGGGCCATCCGAGAGGAGGCGGTTCATTGATATGGAACTGTGCCAGCTGAATAAACTCTATGTCCATTCCCTTGTACAGTATAATAAGGTCCTTCTTCAGCGAAATAAGCTGTTAAAGGAACTGTTTTTCAGGCCGGAATATGAGGAGACCCTGGATGTGTGGGATATGCAGCTGGTGAATTACGGACGTGAGGTGATTAAGTTCCGAAGAGAATTCATTAAGCAGCTCAATGAAATCATACACGCCATTCATCTGAGTCTCACAGGCGGCAGGGAGGACATATCTATTTCCTATGAACCCTTCACCCGGGAAGACCAGATGGAGGATATCCTTAAGAAGAACCGGGCCCAGGACATGAAGCAGAAGACCACATTGTCGGGACCTCACAGGGATGACATAAGTTTTATTGTAAATGGTATTGATATACGCAGGTTCGGATCCCAGGGGCAGCAGCGCACAGCGGCCCTGTCCCTTAAGCTGTCAGAGCTTCAGCTGGTGAAACAATTGAGCCATGACGATCCAATCCTGCTTTTGGATGATGTGTTATCAGAGCTGGACAGCAGCAGGCAGAACCATCTGCTGTCAGCCATCAAACATATACAGACTATGATTACCTGCACAGGTCTGGATGATTTTGTCAATAACAGGTTCCAGATAGATAAGGTATTCAAGGTAATTGACGGGACTGTCATCAACGAGAATTAA
- the gyrB gene encoding DNA topoisomerase (ATP-hydrolyzing) subunit B: MGEQYGADQIQILEGLEAVRKRPGMYIGSTSARGLHHLVYEIVDNAVDEALAGYCDSIDVTINEDNSITVMDDGRGIPVDIQKKAGLPAVEVVFTILHAGGKFGNGGYKVSGGLHGVGASVVNALSEWLEVQVYKDGNIYQQRYERGKVTYPLKIVGKCGPEQHGTRVTFLPDKEIFEETVYDYDTLKIRLRETAFLTKNLKIILKDDRDEKKEKVFHYEGGIKEFVTYLNKGKTPIYDQVIYCEGTREGVYVEVSMQHNDSYTENIYTFVNNINTPEGGTHLTGFKNALTKTFNDYAREKKLLKDSEDNLSGEDIREGLTAIISVKIEDPQFEGQTKQKLGNSEARAAVDNIVSEQLTYFLEQNPAVAKSMCEKSILAQRARAAARKARDLTRRKSALDGMALPGKLADCSDKNPENCEIYIVEGDSAGGSAKTARSRATQAILPLRGKILNVEKARMDRIYGNAEIKAMITAFGTGIHDDFDISKLRYHKIIIMTDADVDGAHISTLLLTFIYRFMPELIKQGYVYLAQPPLYKVEKNKKVWYAYSDDELNSILKEIGRDNSNKIQRYKGLGEMDAEQLWETTMDPERRILLRVTMDEETTSEVDLTFTTLMGDQVEPRREFIEANAKKVKNLDI; this comes from the coding sequence ATGGGAGAGCAATACGGAGCAGATCAGATTCAGATTTTGGAAGGACTTGAGGCGGTTAGGAAGCGGCCTGGCATGTATATAGGCAGCACATCTGCCAGAGGTCTCCATCATCTGGTGTATGAGATTGTAGATAATGCGGTAGATGAAGCATTGGCGGGATATTGTGATTCCATCGATGTGACCATTAACGAGGACAATTCCATCACAGTCATGGATGACGGCCGCGGTATTCCGGTAGACATCCAGAAAAAGGCAGGTCTTCCTGCCGTGGAAGTTGTATTTACCATCCTCCATGCCGGCGGTAAATTCGGCAACGGCGGATATAAGGTATCCGGCGGCCTTCATGGCGTTGGTGCTTCGGTTGTCAATGCATTGTCTGAATGGCTGGAGGTCCAGGTCTATAAGGATGGAAATATTTACCAGCAGCGGTATGAAAGGGGGAAAGTAACATACCCCTTAAAGATTGTGGGCAAATGCGGTCCGGAACAGCACGGCACAAGAGTTACCTTTCTGCCTGACAAGGAAATATTTGAAGAGACAGTCTATGATTATGATACCCTCAAAATCCGGCTCAGGGAGACGGCGTTCCTGACGAAAAACCTGAAGATTATCCTCAAGGATGACAGAGACGAAAAGAAAGAAAAGGTATTCCACTATGAGGGCGGAATCAAGGAATTCGTCACATACCTGAACAAGGGCAAGACCCCTATCTACGATCAGGTTATTTACTGCGAGGGAACCAGGGAAGGCGTGTATGTGGAAGTTTCCATGCAGCACAATGATTCCTATACCGAGAATATCTACACATTTGTAAACAATATCAATACGCCTGAGGGAGGCACCCATCTCACCGGCTTTAAGAACGCCCTGACCAAGACCTTCAACGACTATGCCAGGGAGAAAAAGCTATTAAAGGACAGCGAGGATAACCTGTCCGGCGAGGATATACGTGAGGGCCTGACAGCCATCATCAGTGTTAAAATCGAGGATCCCCAGTTTGAGGGCCAGACAAAACAGAAGCTGGGAAACAGCGAGGCCCGTGCGGCAGTGGACAATATTGTCAGCGAGCAGCTGACCTATTTCCTGGAGCAGAATCCGGCTGTGGCCAAGTCCATGTGTGAGAAATCCATACTGGCACAGAGGGCCCGTGCAGCGGCCAGAAAGGCCAGGGACTTAACACGCCGTAAATCAGCCCTTGACGGCATGGCCCTTCCGGGCAAACTGGCTGACTGTTCCGACAAAAATCCGGAAAACTGCGAGATTTATATTGTAGAGGGAGATTCCGCAGGCGGTTCTGCAAAGACAGCGCGTTCACGCGCCACCCAGGCCATCCTGCCCCTGCGCGGCAAGATCCTCAATGTGGAAAAGGCCAGAATGGACCGTATTTACGGCAATGCGGAAATTAAGGCCATGATAACTGCATTTGGAACAGGTATTCATGACGATTTCGATATATCCAAACTCCGTTACCACAAAATCATCATCATGACGGATGCCGATGTGGACGGAGCGCATATCAGCACCCTTCTTCTTACATTTATTTACAGATTTATGCCGGAGTTAATCAAACAGGGATATGTATACCTGGCTCAGCCGCCTCTGTATAAGGTGGAGAAGAATAAAAAAGTATGGTACGCGTACAGCGATGATGAGCTGAATTCCATCCTCAAGGAGATTGGACGCGACAACAGCAATAAAATCCAGCGTTACAAAGGTCTGGGAGAGATGGATGCGGAGCAGCTGTGGGAGACAACCATGGATCCGGAACGCAGGATACTTCTGCGTGTCACCATGGATGAGGAAACCACGTCTGAAGTAGATTTGACCTTCACCACCCTTATGGGCGACCAGGTAGAGCCCAGAAGGGAATTCATTGAAGCCAATGCGAAAAAGGTGAAGAACTTAGATATCTGA
- the gyrA gene encoding DNA gyrase subunit A, whose translation MEPNVFDKVHEVDLKKTMEQSYIDYAMSVISARALPDVRDGLKPVQRRVLYSMIELNNGPDKPHRKCARIVGDTMGKYHPHGDSSIYGALVNMAQEWSTRYPLVDGHGNFGSVDGDGAAAMRYTEARLSKISMEMLADINKDTVDFVPNFDETEREPLVLPSRYPNLLVNGTSGIAVGMATNIPPHNLREIIGAVVKMIDNRVEEDRETSLEEIMEIVKGPDFPTGATILGRRGIEEAYRTGRAKIKVRAVTNIETMANGKSRIIVTELPYMVNKARLIEKIADLVKEKKIDGITYIGDESNREGMRINIELRRDVNANVILNQLLKHTQLQDTFGVIMLALINNQPKVLNLHQMLEEYLKHQEEVVTRRTQYDLNKAEERAHILKGLLIALDNIDEVIRIIRGAANVADAKNQLMERFGLSDAQSQAIVDMRLRALTGLEREKLENEYRELQAKIEELKAILADEKKLLTVIRDEIMIISDKYGDDRRTAIGYDDDMSMEDLIPDEDTIIAMTHLGYIKRMDVDNFRSQNRGGKGIKGMQTIEEDYIEDLLMTTNHHYMMFFTNTGRVYRLKAYEIPEAGRTARGTAIINLLQLMPEEKITAIIPMREFNDDKYLFMATRNGMVKKTPMVEYEHVRKNGLQAIVLRDGDELIEVKATDNSQDILLVTRKGMCIRFNETDVRVTGRVSMGVIGMRFEDDDEVIGMQMQSQGDSLLVVSENGMGKRTMITEFSAQNRGGKGVICYKCTDKTGYLVGAKLVNDGREIMIITTEGIIIRMTVDDISVIGRNTSGVKLMSIDQDSDIKVASIAKVRESVTKDSNVYDEEYYEEENGDSEEESEADVDSDETV comes from the coding sequence ATGGAACCAAATGTATTTGACAAGGTTCATGAAGTAGACCTTAAGAAAACCATGGAACAGTCCTATATCGACTATGCCATGAGTGTTATCAGCGCCAGGGCCCTGCCTGATGTCAGGGACGGCCTTAAGCCTGTACAGCGGCGTGTGCTGTATTCCATGATAGAGCTGAACAACGGTCCGGATAAGCCCCATCGTAAGTGCGCCCGTATCGTCGGTGATACAATGGGTAAGTACCACCCCCATGGAGACAGCTCCATTTACGGAGCGCTGGTTAACATGGCGCAGGAGTGGTCCACCCGTTATCCTCTGGTGGACGGACACGGAAACTTTGGTTCTGTGGACGGCGACGGCGCTGCGGCCATGCGTTACACTGAGGCCCGCTTAAGCAAGATTTCCATGGAAATGCTGGCAGATATCAATAAAGATACCGTGGACTTCGTACCTAACTTCGATGAAACTGAGAGGGAGCCCCTTGTCCTTCCATCCAGATATCCTAACCTGCTGGTAAACGGCACATCCGGTATTGCCGTTGGTATGGCCACCAATATTCCTCCCCACAATCTGAGGGAAATCATCGGAGCAGTGGTGAAGATGATTGACAACAGGGTGGAGGAGGACCGTGAAACCTCCCTGGAGGAAATCATGGAGATTGTAAAGGGACCTGATTTCCCCACCGGCGCCACCATTCTGGGCAGAAGGGGAATCGAGGAGGCTTACCGCACGGGACGCGCCAAAATCAAGGTCCGCGCCGTGACCAACATAGAGACCATGGCCAACGGAAAATCCAGAATCATTGTGACGGAACTTCCCTACATGGTTAATAAAGCACGTCTCATTGAGAAAATCGCCGACCTTGTCAAGGAAAAGAAAATTGACGGCATTACCTACATTGGAGATGAGTCCAACCGTGAAGGCATGCGAATCAACATAGAGCTGCGCAGGGATGTAAATGCCAATGTAATCCTGAACCAGCTGCTAAAGCACACCCAGCTGCAGGACACCTTCGGTGTTATTATGCTGGCCCTGATCAATAACCAGCCAAAGGTGCTGAACCTGCACCAGATGCTGGAGGAGTACTTAAAGCATCAGGAAGAGGTAGTTACCAGAAGGACCCAGTATGATTTAAACAAGGCAGAAGAAAGAGCCCATATATTAAAGGGATTGCTGATTGCCCTGGATAACATTGACGAGGTAATCCGCATCATCCGCGGAGCCGCCAATGTGGCGGATGCCAAGAACCAGTTGATGGAGCGCTTCGGGCTTTCCGATGCACAATCACAGGCTATCGTGGATATGAGGCTCCGTGCTCTCACTGGTTTGGAACGTGAGAAGCTGGAGAATGAGTACAGGGAACTTCAGGCAAAGATCGAGGAATTGAAGGCAATTCTTGCGGATGAGAAGAAGCTCCTTACCGTTATCCGGGATGAAATTATGATTATCTCTGATAAATATGGGGATGACCGCCGCACAGCCATTGGATATGACGATGATATGTCCATGGAGGACCTGATTCCGGACGAGGACACCATCATTGCCATGACCCATCTGGGCTACATCAAGCGTATGGATGTAGATAATTTCAGGAGCCAGAACAGAGGCGGCAAGGGAATCAAGGGCATGCAGACCATTGAGGAGGACTATATCGAGGACCTTCTCATGACCACCAACCATCACTATATGATGTTCTTTACCAATACCGGACGCGTGTACCGTCTGAAGGCATATGAGATACCGGAGGCAGGACGTACAGCCAGGGGAACGGCTATTATAAACCTTCTTCAGCTGATGCCGGAGGAGAAGATTACGGCCATTATCCCCATGCGTGAATTTAACGATGACAAATATCTGTTCATGGCTACCAGAAACGGCATGGTCAAGAAAACACCTATGGTGGAGTATGAGCATGTGCGCAAGAACGGACTGCAGGCAATTGTGCTTCGGGACGGCGATGAGCTGATTGAGGTAAAGGCAACAGATAATAGCCAGGATATCCTGCTTGTCACACGCAAGGGAATGTGTATCCGTTTCAATGAGACCGATGTAAGGGTGACCGGCCGGGTATCCATGGGTGTCATTGGAATGCGGTTTGAGGATGACGACGAAGTCATCGGAATGCAGATGCAGAGCCAGGGAGACAGCCTTCTGGTGGTTTCCGAGAACGGCATGGGCAAGCGTACTATGATTACTGAATTCAGCGCCCAGAACAGGGGCGGAAAGGGTGTTATCTGCTACAAGTGTACGGATAAGACCGGTTATCTGGTAGGTGCCAAGCTGGTAAATGACGGCCGGGAAATTATGATAATAACAACAGAAGGCATTATTATACGCATGACGGTTGACGATATCTCCGTGATTGGACGAAACACCTCCGGCGTCAAGCTCATGAGCATTGATCAGGATTCTGACATCAAGGTGGCAAGTATAGCCAAGGTAAGGGAAAGCGTTACCAAGGACAGCAATGTATATGATGAAGAGTATTACGAGGAAGAGAACGGGGATTCTGAAGAAGAGAGTGAAGCAGATGTAGATTCAGATGAAACGGTTTAA
- a CDS encoding GGDEF domain-containing phosphodiesterase — protein sequence MVMWSLAAELLGLIIHIILILYYHERRLVSNSRRKIYQVCLWISVLTILLNIVCVHMVTKPAVVSHGVNMLLNSLYFILCVLTCSVMAVYMFALTLEHVYDKRCLRITGRIVLILNIIFWGIVIWNLRSGVLFYFDENQIYIRGPLNRIGYLVMAIEMLMLVLCYMRNRRSVSRPVVRLIRTMPVIAAICIVFQHIYKDLQLNGMFMAIVNMVIFISFQTRRSEVDSLTFIGNRNSFFEELSLRIASRQYFQVVLVCLKQFSLVNEKFSYKKGDEFLYNIARELDHILPGAKAFRFGNVEFAVLLPYATEEESTGSLKRIQERFEERWELGAVGSYIQAYFTDVMYRGQEWNATQIIEYLESGIHYAKKEPGGLRRFDIKLLEQLNRRKRILDIMETSIRQRRFKVWYQPVFNLKTNRFSSAEALLRLRDYDGEPVSPSEFIPLAEETGLIDDLSWIVLEEVCTLLGQMRDKIDSISINLSMQQFEDRSLCARIHECLNRCGLNPDQLKIEVTERVLLQDMDYMKRMMEEMTGEGFGFYLDDFGTGYSNISCALSLPFEYIKLDRSLLVRLPGDSKVQVFVRSMVETFHAMGQKIVAEGVEEEEQIELLRQFGVDCVQGYYYGKPMPEDEFRAAVAKGWEEQRR from the coding sequence ATGGTAATGTGGTCATTGGCAGCAGAATTATTAGGACTTATCATTCATATTATTCTCATTTTATACTATCACGAACGGCGGCTGGTATCCAACAGCAGGCGGAAAATCTATCAGGTGTGTCTTTGGATTTCCGTCTTGACCATCCTTTTGAACATTGTCTGTGTACATATGGTCACGAAGCCCGCCGTTGTTTCCCATGGAGTGAATATGCTGCTTAACAGCCTGTATTTCATTCTGTGTGTTTTGACCTGCTCTGTTATGGCTGTCTACATGTTTGCCCTGACACTGGAACATGTGTATGATAAACGTTGCCTGAGAATAACCGGCAGAATCGTCCTTATACTGAATATCATATTTTGGGGAATTGTAATCTGGAATCTTAGAAGCGGCGTGCTGTTTTATTTTGATGAAAACCAGATATACATAAGAGGTCCCTTAAACAGGATTGGATATTTAGTCATGGCAATTGAGATGCTTATGCTGGTGCTGTGCTACATGCGCAACCGGCGCAGCGTCAGCAGGCCGGTGGTCAGGTTAATCCGCACCATGCCGGTGATCGCAGCCATCTGTATTGTGTTCCAGCATATTTATAAGGACCTTCAGTTAAATGGCATGTTTATGGCCATTGTCAATATGGTTATATTCATCAGCTTCCAGACCAGGCGAAGTGAGGTGGACAGCCTTACCTTTATCGGAAACAGGAACAGCTTTTTTGAGGAGCTGTCCCTGAGAATAGCCAGCAGGCAGTATTTTCAGGTAGTTCTTGTGTGTCTGAAGCAGTTTTCTCTTGTAAATGAGAAATTCAGCTACAAAAAAGGGGATGAGTTTTTATATAATATTGCCAGGGAGCTGGACCACATACTGCCCGGCGCCAAGGCATTCCGGTTTGGAAATGTAGAGTTTGCAGTGCTGCTGCCCTACGCAACAGAAGAAGAATCAACCGGAAGTCTTAAAAGGATACAGGAACGCTTTGAGGAACGATGGGAACTGGGAGCCGTGGGAAGCTATATCCAGGCCTATTTCACCGATGTGATGTACAGGGGACAGGAATGGAATGCCACCCAGATTATAGAATATCTGGAATCGGGCATTCACTATGCCAAAAAGGAACCGGGAGGCCTGAGGCGGTTTGATATAAAACTGCTGGAACAGTTAAACAGGAGAAAGCGGATTCTGGATATTATGGAGACATCCATCCGCCAAAGGCGGTTTAAGGTATGGTATCAGCCTGTATTTAACTTAAAAACCAACCGGTTTTCTTCCGCAGAAGCCCTCCTTCGTCTCAGGGATTATGACGGTGAACCCGTATCGCCGTCGGAGTTCATACCGTTGGCTGAAGAAACCGGCCTTATAGACGACCTGAGCTGGATTGTGCTGGAGGAGGTCTGCACGCTTCTTGGACAGATGCGGGACAAAATAGATTCTATCTCCATCAACCTTTCCATGCAGCAGTTCGAGGACCGCAGCCTTTGTGCGAGAATCCATGAATGCCTGAACCGGTGCGGGCTGAATCCGGATCAGTTGAAGATTGAGGTTACGGAACGTGTACTGCTTCAGGACATGGATTATATGAAAAGGATGATGGAGGAAATGACAGGAGAAGGATTTGGGTTTTATCTGGATGATTTCGGTACCGGATACTCCAATATATCCTGTGCCCTGTCTCTTCCCTTTGAGTACATTAAGCTGGACAGAAGCCTTTTGGTACGTCTGCCCGGGGACAGCAAGGTCCAGGTATTTGTGAGGAGTATGGTGGAGACATTCCATGCCATGGGTCAGAAAATTGTGGCAGAAGGCGTGGAAGAAGAGGAACAGATAGAATTACTGAGACAATTCGGCGTGGATTGTGTCCAGGGATATTATTACGGAAAGCCCATGCCTGAAGATGAATTCAGGGCTGCCGTAGCAAAAGGATGGGAGGAACAACGAAGATGA
- a CDS encoding fumarate hydratase, which produces MREIAAATITEAIRDMCIEANYGLAPDMRKVFEKAVEEEESPLGRQVLGQLKENLKIAGEDKIPICQDTGMAVVFMKIGQDVHITGGRLADAVNEGVRQGYEQGYLRKSVVGDPIERINTKDNTPAVIHCEIVDGEQIDITVAPKGFGSENMSRVFMLKPADGLEGVKESILQAVREAGPNACPPMVVGVGIGGTFEKCTQMAKHALTRDIEDKPGKQWVRDLEEDMLNRINQSGIGPGGLGGRVTALAVNIETFATHIAGLPLAVNICCHVNRHARRVL; this is translated from the coding sequence ATGAGGGAGATAGCCGCAGCAACCATTACAGAAGCAATAAGGGACATGTGTATTGAGGCCAATTACGGACTGGCCCCGGATATGAGAAAGGTCTTTGAAAAAGCAGTGGAGGAGGAGGAGTCCCCTCTGGGCCGCCAGGTTCTGGGCCAGCTTAAGGAGAACCTGAAAATCGCAGGAGAGGATAAAATACCTATCTGCCAGGATACGGGTATGGCTGTGGTATTTATGAAAATAGGACAGGATGTACATATCACAGGGGGAAGACTGGCCGATGCTGTCAATGAAGGCGTACGTCAGGGATATGAACAGGGATATCTCCGTAAATCTGTGGTGGGGGATCCTATAGAGAGAATTAATACAAAGGACAACACTCCGGCTGTCATTCACTGTGAAATTGTTGATGGGGAACAGATTGACATAACAGTGGCTCCCAAGGGATTTGGAAGCGAGAATATGAGCCGTGTGTTCATGTTAAAGCCTGCAGACGGTCTGGAAGGGGTAAAAGAATCCATCCTTCAGGCGGTGAGAGAGGCAGGCCCCAATGCATGTCCTCCCATGGTGGTGGGAGTGGGAATTGGCGGGACCTTTGAGAAATGTACCCAGATGGCAAAACACGCCCTGACCAGGGATATAGAGGATAAGCCTGGGAAGCAGTGGGTCAGAGATCTGGAAGAGGATATGTTAAACCGGATCAATCAGTCAGGTATCGGCCCCGGGGGACTGGGAGGGAGGGTAACAGCCCTTGCCGTGAACATAGAGACATTCGCCACCCATATAGCCGGCCTTCCCCTTGCCGTAAACATATGCTGCCATGTAAACCGTCATGCCCGCAGAGTACTGTAA
- a CDS encoding Fe-S-containing hydro-lyase: protein MNRHMNVPMTKEEAASLKAGDYVYLTGTIYTARDAAHKRMDEALDRGESLPFDIEGSIIYYMGPSPAREGRAIGSAGPTTASRMDKYTPRLLDLGMGAMIGKGKRSKAVMDAIVRNGAVYFAAVGGAGAILSKCILSSEIVAYEDLGTEAVRRLAIQDFPVVVVMDALGNNLYETAVKEFCTL, encoded by the coding sequence ATGAATCGACATATGAATGTACCAATGACAAAAGAGGAAGCTGCCTCCTTAAAAGCAGGAGATTATGTATATCTTACGGGAACCATTTATACGGCCAGGGATGCCGCCCATAAGCGGATGGACGAGGCTCTTGACAGAGGGGAATCACTGCCGTTTGATATAGAGGGCAGCATCATATATTACATGGGGCCGTCCCCAGCCAGGGAGGGGAGAGCCATTGGCTCAGCCGGTCCTACCACAGCCAGCCGTATGGATAAGTATACGCCGCGCCTTTTGGACCTGGGTATGGGGGCCATGATAGGAAAGGGAAAGAGAAGCAAGGCTGTTATGGATGCCATTGTGCGCAACGGAGCTGTTTATTTTGCCGCCGTGGGAGGAGCAGGAGCCATTCTGTCCAAATGCATTCTTTCATCCGAAATTGTTGCATATGAAGATTTAGGCACAGAGGCAGTGCGCAGACTGGCCATACAGGATTTTCCGGTGGTTGTGGTGATGGATGCCCTTGGTAATAATCTATATGAAACAGCAGTAAAGGAATTTTGTACTCTGTAG